A DNA window from Ipomoea triloba cultivar NCNSP0323 chromosome 10, ASM357664v1 contains the following coding sequences:
- the LOC116033425 gene encoding L-type lectin-domain containing receptor kinase IX.1-like: MAALCRFLSISAFLFLLLASLACSLSFDLPSISPADDAGIQLTPSEPNYKAGRANYVELLHLWDKDSGDLADFTTHFTFTIDSYGSSRYASGLAFFLANVSTPSNTTLTGGGGIGLMDRHLTTSQDPFVAVVFDTFSHQENRSQTNVSINIKSVLETVNITEWLNDIAMGMPNNACITYSATSKILQNWLLSSNSTNFFESNTVSSWKFNSSSVGNVSLSPPPSSPYKPPIVTPPTSPSPNANPKEKKTKKGLVTALSIGVPVLVVLLVTLSIFTCLKKTQAEKGNNQIILDQAMDSEFEKAGSGPKRYPYSELASATNNFAEEQKLGEGGFGQVYRGFLRDLNLDVAVKRVSSESNQGIREYTSEVKIISQLRHRNLVPLHGWCHEKGELLLVYEYMPQGSLHSHLFKINSPLNWELRYRIAQGLASALFYLHEEWEQCVLHRDIKSSNVLLDSSFNVRLGDFGLAWLVDHETAPEKTYLGGTPGYVAPECLFTFKTSKESDVYSFGIVALEIACGRRAILTKEPEGGKSLVDWVWDLYGMGKLLEAADPKLCGNFEKQEIERLMIIRLWCAHPDSNSRPPISQALLCLKFQGQLPTLPSMMPKLVYSFSSNVPLVSSSHSQTFEYHSSSGRHNSCPSRFTSSSISDASSSASVPHFRTR, encoded by the exons ATGGCGGCCTTGTGCAGATTCTTGAGTATCTCAGCCTTTCTATTCCTTCTCCTTGCCTCGTTAGCCTGTTCGCTCTCATTTGATCTGCCTAGCATCAGTCCAGCTGATGATGCT GGCATCCAACTCACACCATCTGAACCGAATTACAAAGCTGGTCGAGCCAACTATGTTGAATTGTTGCACCTATGGGACAAGGATTCTGGAGATTTAGCTGATTTTACCACCCATTTCACTTTCACCATAGACTCATATGGCAGCAGTAGATATGCCTCTGGACTGGCCTTCTTCTTGGCTAACGTTTCGACTCCATCCAATACAACACTCACTGGTGGTGGTGGTATTGGCCTTATGGATCGGCATCTAACAACATCCCAAGATCCTTTTGTTGCCGTGGTGTTTGACACATTCTCACACCAGGAGAATCGATCTCAGACAAATGTAAGTATAAACATTAAATCTGTGTTAGAGACTGTTAATATCACAGAATGGTTGAACGACATCGCTATGGGGATGCCTAATAATGCTTGCATTACTTATAGTGCTACTTCCAAGATTCTTCAA AATTGGCTTCTCAGCAGCAACAGCACGAACTTTTTTGAGAGTAACACTGTCAGCTCATGGAAGTTCAATTCCTCTTCGGTGGGCAATGTTTCTTTGTCACCACCTCCAAGTTCTCCTTATAAGCCACCCATAGTTACACCCCCCACTAGCCCAAGCCCAAATGCTAacccaaaagaaaagaaaacgaAGAAAGGACTAGTGACAGCACTGAGTATTGGGGTTCCTGTTTTAGTTGTCCTATTGGTGACTTTATCCATCTTTACCTGCCTAAAGAAGACACAAGCAGAAAAGGGAAACAATCAGATTATTCTTGATCAGGCCATGGATAGTGAATTTGAAAAGGCTGGGAGTGGTCCTAAAAGGTACCCATACAGTGAATTGGCAAGTGCAACTAACAACTTTGCAGAGGAGCAGAAGCTTGGAGAAGGAGGGTTTGGTCAAGTTTACAGAGGTTTCTTGAGGGACTTAAACTTGGATGTGGCTGTTAAGAGAGTATCAAGTGAGTCTAATCAGGGGATTAGGGAATATACATCAGAAGTAAAGATCATCAGTCAATTGAGGCATAGAAATTTGGTACCACTTCACGGTTGGTGTCACGAGAAAGGGGAATTGCTGCTTGTTTATGAATACATGCCTCAAGGTAGTTTACACTCCCATCTCTTCAAGATAAACTCACCTTTGAATTGGGAGCTCAGGTATAGAATTGCACAAGGCTTGGCCTCAGCTTTGTTCTATCTTCACGAAGAGTGGGAACAATGTGTATTGCACAGGGACATTAAGTCCAGCAATGTCCTGTTGGATTCAAGCTTCAATGTTAGACTTGGTGATTTTGGGTTGGCCTGGTTGGTTGACCATGAAACAGCACCCGAAAAGACTTATTTGGGAGGGACACCAGGGTACGTAGCTCCAGAATGCCTCTTCACATTCAAAACCAGCAAAGAATCAGATGTCTACAGTTTTGGAATTGTTGCGTTAGAAATTGCATGCGGACGAAGAGCAATTCTTACTAAAGAACCCGAGGGTGGGAAAAGCTTGGTAGATTGGGTTTGGGATTTGTATGGAATGGGAAAGCTACTGGAAGCTGCAGATCCTAAGCTATGCGGAAATTTTGAGAAACAAGAAATAGAACGGTTAATGATTATCAGGTTGTGGTGTGCTCACCCTGATAGTAACTCCCGCCCACCAATAAGCCAAGCTTTACTTTGTCTTAAATTCCAAGGGCAACTGCCCACCCTTCCATCAATGATGCCTAAGCTAGTTTACTCATTTTCTTCTAATGTGCCCTTAGTTTCGAGTTCGCATTCCCAGACATTTGAGTACCATTCGAGTTCTGGCCGCCACAACAGTTGTCCCTCACGTTTCACTTCATCTTCGATCTCGGATGCAAGTTCTTCGGCATCTGTCCCACACTTTCGCACACGCTGA